The following nucleotide sequence is from Candidatus Bipolaricaulis sibiricus.
CTACGGCCGGGTGACTGCAGAGCCGATCCGCGACCCCGCCACGGGGCAGACGCTCGTCGAAGCGCAGACGCTTCTCGACGATCGGGCGCTGGCCCACCGCGTGGGAACCCTTGAGGTCGATCTTGACCTGCGCACGGAGGGCCTGGAGGAGCGGACGGGCTCATGCAAGGTGGTCGGTGAGGTGCACCACCCGGAGACCGGTGCGCTTCTGCTGCGCGATGGGGAAGTGCTGTCGCCAGACCACCGCGATGAGCTGCTGGCGGCGGGGATCCACACGGTGCGGGTACGTCCCAAGATCGTGATCCGTTCTCCGGCGTTGTGTCAGACCCCCGGTGGGTTGTGCCAGATGTGCTACGGGTTGGACCTCGCGTTTCACCAGTTGGTCAAGCGGGGCACCACCGTGGGGGTCATTGCCGCGCAGTCGATCGGCGAGCCCGGCACCCAGCTCACCATGAGAACCTTCCACACGGGTGGTGTCGCTGGCGTGGACATCACGCAAGGCCTGCCCCGTGCCGAGGAGCTCTTCGAGGCGCGCAAGACCACCAAGGCGGCCCACGCCACGGTGGCCCCCCTGTCGGGCCGGATCACGGGCATCGAGACGACCCGTTCAGGACGCGAGGTGGTCGAGATCACCTCGGAACCCCACGCGGTGATCTTGCCGCGGGCGTTCGTTGACGTCGGCGAAGGAGAAGAGGTTGACGGGGCCAAGTTCCGCTCGCTGCGCAGCCCGATCGAAGGCCGGGCGTTCTTCTTCGACGACGGGGAGGAGCGATACCTGGCGGTGCTCGACGAGGAAGGGCTGGACCGAATGTACACCGTGCCGCCCGAGGCGGAGGTCCAGGTGAAGCATGGTCAGAGAGTGGCGGAGGGCGATCCGCTCACCACGGAGTACCACGTCGAGGCACCGCTGGCTGCGATTGCGGGCCGGGTCGAGCTGCACCAGGAGGGTGGTGCGCGGAAGATCATCGTCCGCGGGGAGCGCGGCGAGACTCGGGAGTACGAGGTCCCCTATGGATCCCAGGTTCTCGTCACAGATGGCGCGGAGGTTGAGGAAGGGACCAAACTCGCCACTCGGTCCCGCCCCCTGGCCGTGCGGGCCGAAGTGGCGGGGCGGGTGCTCGCGGGCCAGCGTTCAGTAGCGGTGTTGACGCCCAAGAGCCGTGCGCTGATCGCCCCCATCACGCCGGAGCTTGTGCCGATGGTGGAGCACGGTGCCCCGGTGCGCGAGGGGCAAGAGCTGTTCCAGGTCAGCCTTCCTCCGGGCGAGACCTTGCTCGTAGACCGAATCGAGACGGCGGAGGACCGGGCAACTGTGCGGTTCCGATATCGAACCCAAGTTGAGTGCGGCGAAGGGACGATCGTGCGCGTTGGCGATAAGGTTGAGCGTGGCGAGCCGGTGTCCAAGGGTGTGATCCCTCCTCACTACTTGATGGAGGTGGCCGGCGTGCAGAAGACCCGGGAGTACCTCCTTGTGGAACTGCAGAAGGTGTACAAGTCGCAGGGCGTTGACATCAACGACAAGCACTTCGAGGTTGTGATCCGCCAGATTCTGAACAACGTACGGATCGTGGATCCCGGTGAGTCGTCGTTCCTCCTGAACGACGTGGTTCCGCTGGAGATCTTCCAGCTCGAGGTCCGGCGGCTTACCGAGGAGAACGAACGGATTCGCCGTGGCCGCGATGACCTGGTCGGGGCAAAGCTGCTTGCCCCGCTTGCCCGCGGGGGCGCGACGATCGCCGAGATGGGGGAGACCGTCAGCCGTGAGGTGTTGGATCGTGCGGTCACACTGGGGGTTCGGCAGGCGCGGGTCGAGATCCACGGCGAGCCCCGGACGGTGCGCCTGATCGAGTACCGGATTCCCCAGGGTGAGCGCGAGCTGCTGCGCATCTCGCGGGCGGCCTTGTTGCGGAAGTCGTGGCTGGCGGCGGCGTCGTTTGAGCGAACGACGAAGGTGCTGGCCGACGCAGCACTGCGTGGCGAGGAGGACCCGCTGGACGGGCTCAAACCGTGCCTGATGGTCGGGAAGCGGATCCCTGTCGGCACGGGATTCCCCGCTGACGATGACGGTTCTGGTCCGCAGAGTTGAAACCACAGGTAGGGGAACCTAGAATCATCGGGAGGAGACATGCCGACGTTTAACCAACTTGTACGACACGGACGCAAACCGCAGCGGTCGAAAAGCAAGTCCGTCGCTCTCGCCAGCTGCCCACAACGCCGCGGCGTCTGCCTGCGCGTGTTCACCCGCACCCCGAAGAAGCCGAACTCCGCGTTGCGGAAGGTGGCACGGGTCCGCTTGTCCAACGGACGCGAGGTGACGGCCTACATCCCGGGCGAGGGGCACAACCTTCAGGAACACTCGATCGTTCTCGTCCGGGGGGGGCGCGTGAAGGACCTTCCCGGTGTGAAGTACCACATCATCCGCGGGGCACTGGATGCCGCCGGCGTGGAAGGCCGCCGTCAAGGGCGGTCCCGGTACGGCATGCGCCGTCCGAAGGAGGGCTAGGTGCCCACGTTCGATGTCGTCATCCCGGGTCGCGATGCCGCAGCCGATGTGCGTCAGGGCTCGAAGCTAGTGGAGAAGCTGATCAACTACGTGATGTGGGACGGCAAGAAGTCCCTCGCCCGGCGGACCGTGTACGCGGCCTTCGATCTGCTCGACCGTCGTGGCGAAGGCCCTGCGCTGGACACGTTCCTGAAGGCTGTGCAGAACTGCATGCCCAAGATCGAGGTCCGGTCACGACGTGTGGGGGGCGCTGCGTACCAGGTTCCGTTTGAGGTTCCTGGACATCGCCAGACGATGCTTGCTCTTCGCTGGATGGTGCAGGCAGCGCGAGCCCGGTCGGAGCGGACCATGCCGGAGCGACTGGCGGGGGAGATCTCTGCTGCGGCTCGAGGCGAGGGCGGCGCATACCAGAAGCGACAGGAAGCGCACCGCATGGCCGAGGCGAACCGGGCGTTCGCTCACTACCGCTGGTAGTCCCCTCGACGATCTTTGGGACGCGCCGATGGCGGAGGGTGACGTTCGCAAGATCCGCAACATCGGCGTGATCGCCCACATCGACGCTGGGAAGACCACGCTTACCGAGCGCATCCTCTACTACACCGGGAAGATCCATCGCATGGGGGAGGTCCATGAAGGGACCACCGAGATGGACTGGATGGATCAGGAGCGAGAGCGCGGTATCACGATCACCGCCGCAGCGACCACGGTGCAGTGGAGCGGGCACATCATCAACATCATCGACACGCCGGGCCACGTTGATTTCACAGCCGAGGTCGAGCGGAGCTTGCGCGTGCTCGATGGAGCGATCGTTCTCTTCTCCGGCGTCGAAGGGGTGGAGTCGCAGTCCGAGGCCGTGTGGCGCCAGGCAGACCGATACCACGTTCCCCGGTTGGCGTTCGTGAACAAGCTGGACCGGGTAGGGTCCGACTTTGGGCGTGCCGTGGCGGACATGGTGGACAAGCTCGGGGCGACCGTGCTGCCCCTGGTCTTCCCGTGGCGGGATGCGGAGGGTCGGCTGTTGGGGATGGTGGATCTCGTGCGGATGGTCGTGCTCCGTTGGGATCCGGAAGACCAGGGGCGCCGGGTCGAGACGCTGCCCATTCCAAAGGAGGCGCTGGCGGAGGCCGAGGAGGGCAGGGATCGCCTGCTGGAGAGTCTGTCCGAGGTCTCGGATGCCGTCGCCGAGCGGTACTTGGCCGGAGAGCCGGTGGGCGTGGACGAGGTGCGGGCTGCGATCCGCACGGCCACTCTAAGCCGGCTGTGGGTGCCGGTGCTGGGCGGGGCTGCACTCGGAAACGTGGGGATCCAGCCCGTGCTGGACGGAGTGGTGGATTTCCTGCCGTCCCCGCTCGATGTGCCCCCCATCCAGGGGTTCACCCCCGATGGGAAGCGCGCGCCGCGACACGCTTCTGCAGAAGAACCCTTTGCCGCGCTCGTGTTCAAGGTGGCCACCGATCCCTACGCCGACCGCCTGCTCTACACGCGGGTCTACTCGGGCACAGCGGCGGAGGGCGAGATCGTGCTGAACGCGACTGCGGGGCGCAAGGTGCGCCTGGTGCGCCTGTTTCGCTTGCACGCCAATCGCCGAGAACGCCTTGAGTCGGTCGAGGCAGGGGACATCGTCGGCGTGATCACATCGGGGCCCGTGCTCACCGGAGAGACGCTGGCTGCGGCAGATCACCCGATTGTGCTGGAGCGAATCTCGTTCCCCGATCCGGTGGTGTTCCTGGCCGTGGAACCTCGATCGGAGCGGGAGGAACGGGCACTGCGTGAGGCTCTGGAACGGATTGCACAGGAGGATCCAACGTTCCAGGTACGCGATGACGAGGCCACGGGGCAGGTCCTCGTGGGGGGAATGGGCGAGCTCCAGCTGGAGGTCCAACTGCGGCGGGTGCGCGACGAGTTCGGGGTTCCCCATCGCGTGGGTACGCCGATCGTGGCCTACCGGGAGACGTTGGCTCGTCCGGTGACCATCACCGAAGAGTGGCAGCAGGTGGTGGCGGGCCGGGGCCAGTACGCGAAGATCGAGGTGCGCTTTGAGCCGTTGCCGCTGGGTAGAGGGTTCCAGTTCGCATCGAACGTTGCGAGCGAGGTCCTCCCCCTGGAGTTCGTGGAGGCGACGCGGCGCGGGATTGAGGCCGGGCTTGGGGCAAGCCCAATCGGGGGATTCCCACTCACCGACCTGCGTGCCGTCCTCCACGGGGGGAGGTTCCACCCAGTGGACTCGTCCGACATGGCGTTTGAGGCGTGTGGGACGCAAGCCTTGCGCCGCGCGGTCGAGGAGGGGGGAGCCCGTCTCCTGGAACCCGTTGCGGAGGGCGATATAATCACGCCCACCGAGTATCTCGGTGAGGTGGTTTCGGATCTGGGTCGCCGGAGAGGCGAAGTCCAGTCCATTCAGGCCCGGGGGGTGGTTGATGTCATCCGGTGTGCCATCCCACTAGTGGAGACCTTCGGGTACGCCACCCAGTTGAGGTCCCTAACGCAGGGGCGTGCGGTTCATACCCTTCGGGTGACCCGTTACGGCGAGGTGCCAGAAGGTATCGCCCGTGAGGTGTTGAGGAGTCGAGGGTACGATGGCTAGGGAGAAGATCAGAATCAAGGTGCAGAGCTACGACCACGAGCTCGTGGACGCCGCGGTGCGCAAGATTGTGGACACGGCGATGGCGAGCCGAGCCAAGGTGAGTGGCCCGATACCGTTGCCCACGGAGCGCCGGCTGTATGCCGTCCTTCGCTCGCCTCACGTGGACAAGCGTTCGATGGAGCACTTCGAGCGCAAGGTTCACCGACGGTTGATCGACATCAAGGAACCCACCGCCGCCACGATCAACGCGCTGATGGAAGTGGAGCTCCCCACCGGGATCGACATCGAGATCAAACTGTGAGGACGAGATGCCACTCGAACTGATCGGGCGCAAGGTTGGAATGACGCAGTGGTTCGACACAGATGGACACGCTGTCGCCGCCACCGTGATCGAGGTGGAGCCATCGGTGGTGGTAGAAATCAAGACGGCTGAGCGCCACGGGTACACGGCGGTCCAGTTTGGCGCTGGACAGATCGAGGAACGCAAGGTGCGGCGACCTGTGGCGGGCCGCTTCAAGAAGCTCGGCCTTGCCCCGCGGAAGCATCTGTACGAGGTGCGCCTGGACAACCCCGAGGGGCTCGCCCCGGGTGCTGAAGTGGGGATCGACGCGTTCGCGGTTGGAGAGAAGGTCGACATCACGGGTATCTCGAAGGGCAAGGGGTTCCAGGGGACGATCAAGCGGTGGGGGTTCCACTCTCGGCCGCGCTCTCATGGGCACAAGTGGTTTCGACGGCCGGGGGCAGCGGGGCGCGGGCT
It contains:
- a CDS encoding SSU ribosomal protein S12p (S23e) encodes the protein MPTFNQLVRHGRKPQRSKSKSVALASCPQRRGVCLRVFTRTPKKPNSALRKVARVRLSNGREVTAYIPGEGHNLQEHSIVLVRGGRVKDLPGVKYHIIRGALDAAGVEGRRQGRSRYGMRRPKEG
- a CDS encoding SSU ribosomal protein S7p (S5e), whose amino-acid sequence is MPTFDVVIPGRDAAADVRQGSKLVEKLINYVMWDGKKSLARRTVYAAFDLLDRRGEGPALDTFLKAVQNCMPKIEVRSRRVGGAAYQVPFEVPGHRQTMLALRWMVQAARARSERTMPERLAGEISAAARGEGGAYQKRQEAHRMAEANRAFAHYRW
- a CDS encoding Translation elongation factor G, producing MAEGDVRKIRNIGVIAHIDAGKTTLTERILYYTGKIHRMGEVHEGTTEMDWMDQERERGITITAAATTVQWSGHIINIIDTPGHVDFTAEVERSLRVLDGAIVLFSGVEGVESQSEAVWRQADRYHVPRLAFVNKLDRVGSDFGRAVADMVDKLGATVLPLVFPWRDAEGRLLGMVDLVRMVVLRWDPEDQGRRVETLPIPKEALAEAEEGRDRLLESLSEVSDAVAERYLAGEPVGVDEVRAAIRTATLSRLWVPVLGGAALGNVGIQPVLDGVVDFLPSPLDVPPIQGFTPDGKRAPRHASAEEPFAALVFKVATDPYADRLLYTRVYSGTAAEGEIVLNATAGRKVRLVRLFRLHANRRERLESVEAGDIVGVITSGPVLTGETLAAADHPIVLERISFPDPVVFLAVEPRSEREERALREALERIAQEDPTFQVRDDEATGQVLVGGMGELQLEVQLRRVRDEFGVPHRVGTPIVAYRETLARPVTITEEWQQVVAGRGQYAKIEVRFEPLPLGRGFQFASNVASEVLPLEFVEATRRGIEAGLGASPIGGFPLTDLRAVLHGGRFHPVDSSDMAFEACGTQALRRAVEEGGARLLEPVAEGDIITPTEYLGEVVSDLGRRRGEVQSIQARGVVDVIRCAIPLVETFGYATQLRSLTQGRAVHTLRVTRYGEVPEGIAREVLRSRGYDG
- a CDS encoding SSU ribosomal protein S10p (S20e) gives rise to the protein MAREKIRIKVQSYDHELVDAAVRKIVDTAMASRAKVSGPIPLPTERRLYAVLRSPHVDKRSMEHFERKVHRRLIDIKEPTAATINALMEVELPTGIDIEIKL
- a CDS encoding LSU ribosomal protein L3p (L3e), whose translation is MPLELIGRKVGMTQWFDTDGHAVAATVIEVEPSVVVEIKTAERHGYTAVQFGAGQIEERKVRRPVAGRFKKLGLAPRKHLYEVRLDNPEGLAPGAEVGIDAFAVGEKVDITGISKGKGFQGTIKRWGFHSRPRSHGHKWFRRPGAAGRGLGKVVKGRKYPGHAGTDRVTVRNLAVLAVDAERRLLVVHGSVPGPRSALVRIRKHDA